One window of Polyangiaceae bacterium genomic DNA carries:
- a CDS encoding efflux RND transporter permease subunit produces the protein MSSGTGGGGEGRRDTPVDELIPPETAPEPVGPPPNDEATSDPEEHQLTAEELKGPIAWMASNHVAANLLMLISIAAGLIGAWFVKQEVFPEFDLDVVRVTVPYPGASPTEVEQGIVLAVEEELRGIDGVKHVTSSASEGSGTVVAELNLGVDQNSVLADIKGAVDRIQSFPEDSEKPTVKLEIRRRAVIQMVLAGNLERTELHAVGERAREKILDSADVTQVELGQVPPLEVAIEIPRETLESYGLSLPEVAQQVSALSLELPGGELETKGGELLVRVSDRRLTVRDFQNLKIRGTKEGYSVRLGDIAKISDGFRDTDQEAYYDGKPALTLTAYRTGDETPNAVAAAVRSSLAELKQDLPPGVQIHVLDDDSETLNARLGLLQSNAVQGFVLVLVILAMFLKLRLAGWVSLGIPISFLGALALMPALDISVNMVTSFAFIVTLGMLVDDAIVVGENIYTKQQQGVPSLKAAIVGAKEMAVPVTFAILTTVAAFAPLYFVPGTMGKIFRFIPIIVCMTLAFSLIESFFVLPAHLSSRPGKPLSRRIDRGQQWVSKKLEWLIERTYRPVITKALNHRYIAVACGIASLILTVGVLRGGFVPFSFFPKLEGNKVTAFARLPYGAPEEARARVREQLERSAEEAIKQLGGRQYVLGVYTRLGEGPEVRGAAQESSGNLVTIDVNLVASDQRSFSSNAFAAAWSKTTPVIAGVDALTFNGGSGPGAGQALNVQLSHSDTRVLERASEDLTESLRGFSDLNSIQNTYAAGKPQLDFHLLPAAQTFGLTAGDVGRQLRGAFFGAEALREQRGRNELRVMVRLPAEQRSSEYDLEKLLIKTPEGGNVPLGQVASFDRNRAPTAIAREDGRRIVNVTAELAPGVRSVENVLTALDKDVYPKLKANYPGLRLDGAGQQRSQEEAMGSLRRNFLLSMMAIYVLLAIPFKSYFQPIIVMSVIPFGFVGAVLGHLIMGYELSISSMFGLIALSGVVVNDSLVLVHATNEYRAEGMTAFQAMIEAGVRRFRPILLTSVTTAGGLLPMITETDRQARFLIPMAISLGFGILVATVIVLVLVPSLYMILEDIRAFYFGPERPKGRLSASPAE, from the coding sequence ATGAGCTCGGGCACGGGAGGTGGGGGTGAGGGGCGCCGGGACACGCCGGTCGATGAACTGATCCCCCCGGAAACAGCACCGGAGCCAGTCGGACCGCCACCGAATGACGAAGCGACCAGCGATCCGGAAGAGCACCAGCTCACCGCCGAAGAATTGAAGGGCCCCATCGCTTGGATGGCGAGCAATCACGTCGCGGCCAACTTGCTGATGCTGATCTCCATCGCCGCCGGCCTGATCGGGGCGTGGTTCGTGAAGCAGGAGGTCTTCCCGGAGTTCGACCTCGACGTGGTTCGAGTGACCGTGCCGTACCCCGGGGCGAGCCCGACGGAGGTCGAACAGGGCATCGTGCTCGCGGTGGAGGAGGAGCTGCGCGGCATCGATGGGGTCAAGCACGTGACCTCCAGCGCTTCCGAGGGCAGCGGAACGGTGGTCGCCGAACTCAACCTCGGCGTGGACCAGAACTCCGTGCTGGCGGACATCAAGGGCGCCGTCGATCGCATTCAATCCTTCCCCGAAGACTCGGAGAAGCCCACCGTCAAGCTCGAGATCCGACGCCGCGCCGTGATCCAGATGGTGTTGGCCGGCAATCTGGAGCGAACCGAGCTACACGCGGTGGGTGAGCGGGCTCGGGAAAAGATCCTGGATTCTGCTGATGTCACCCAGGTGGAGCTCGGTCAGGTGCCTCCCTTGGAGGTGGCCATCGAAATCCCCCGGGAAACGCTCGAGAGCTACGGCTTGAGCCTACCCGAGGTCGCGCAGCAGGTGTCTGCGTTGTCCCTCGAGCTGCCTGGCGGTGAGCTCGAGACCAAAGGCGGCGAGCTCTTGGTGCGCGTCTCGGACCGGCGCCTCACGGTTCGCGATTTCCAGAACCTGAAAATCCGCGGCACCAAAGAGGGCTACAGCGTGCGCCTTGGTGATATCGCCAAGATCAGCGACGGCTTCCGCGACACGGATCAAGAGGCGTACTACGACGGCAAACCTGCGCTGACGCTGACCGCTTACCGCACGGGTGACGAAACCCCCAACGCCGTCGCCGCGGCAGTGCGGTCGTCCCTCGCGGAGCTCAAGCAAGACCTCCCCCCGGGGGTCCAGATCCACGTGCTGGATGACGACTCCGAGACCCTGAACGCTCGCTTAGGGTTGCTCCAGAGCAACGCGGTTCAGGGCTTCGTGCTGGTGCTGGTCATCCTCGCGATGTTCTTGAAGCTCAGGCTCGCCGGCTGGGTCTCCCTGGGGATCCCCATCTCGTTCCTCGGCGCGCTCGCGCTGATGCCCGCTTTGGACATCAGCGTGAACATGGTGACGAGCTTCGCGTTCATCGTCACCCTGGGCATGCTGGTGGATGACGCCATCGTCGTGGGTGAGAACATCTACACGAAGCAGCAGCAAGGCGTGCCGTCGCTGAAGGCCGCGATCGTCGGTGCGAAGGAGATGGCGGTCCCCGTCACCTTCGCGATCTTGACCACGGTGGCGGCGTTCGCGCCGCTCTATTTCGTGCCGGGCACGATGGGGAAGATCTTCCGCTTCATTCCCATCATCGTCTGCATGACCCTCGCGTTCTCGCTGATCGAGTCGTTCTTCGTGCTCCCAGCGCACCTCAGCTCCCGCCCGGGCAAGCCACTGTCCCGTCGCATCGATCGCGGGCAACAGTGGGTCTCGAAGAAGCTCGAGTGGCTGATCGAGCGCACGTATCGCCCGGTGATCACGAAAGCGCTCAACCATCGCTACATCGCGGTGGCGTGTGGCATCGCCTCGCTGATCTTGACCGTAGGCGTGCTGCGTGGCGGCTTCGTACCGTTCAGCTTTTTTCCGAAGCTCGAGGGCAACAAAGTCACCGCCTTCGCGCGCCTGCCCTACGGCGCACCCGAGGAGGCGCGCGCGCGGGTTCGCGAGCAACTCGAGCGGAGCGCTGAAGAGGCTATCAAGCAGCTCGGCGGTCGGCAGTATGTGCTTGGGGTGTACACCCGCCTGGGCGAGGGCCCCGAGGTGCGCGGCGCGGCTCAGGAGTCGAGCGGCAACTTGGTCACGATCGACGTGAATCTCGTCGCGAGCGACCAACGCAGTTTCTCTTCCAACGCATTCGCCGCGGCCTGGAGCAAGACGACCCCGGTGATTGCCGGCGTGGACGCGCTGACCTTCAACGGCGGTAGTGGCCCCGGAGCAGGACAGGCGCTCAACGTCCAGCTCTCCCACAGCGACACTCGCGTCCTCGAGCGCGCTTCAGAGGACCTGACGGAGTCGCTGCGTGGCTTCTCCGATCTGAACAGCATCCAGAACACGTATGCCGCGGGGAAACCGCAGCTGGACTTTCACCTGCTGCCCGCCGCGCAGACCTTCGGGCTCACCGCGGGAGACGTCGGACGCCAGCTACGCGGCGCGTTCTTTGGCGCGGAGGCGCTCCGCGAACAGCGAGGCCGAAACGAGCTGCGAGTGATGGTGCGACTCCCAGCCGAACAGCGCTCGAGCGAGTACGACCTGGAGAAGCTGCTCATCAAGACACCCGAAGGCGGGAACGTGCCGCTGGGTCAGGTGGCGAGCTTCGATCGCAACCGAGCACCAACGGCAATCGCCCGCGAGGATGGACGGCGCATCGTCAACGTGACCGCGGAGCTGGCACCCGGAGTGCGCTCAGTCGAGAACGTGCTCACGGCGCTGGACAAGGACGTCTACCCGAAGCTCAAAGCCAACTATCCAGGCCTTCGCCTCGACGGCGCTGGGCAACAGCGTAGTCAGGAAGAAGCCATGGGCAGCCTGCGGCGCAATTTCTTGCTGTCGATGATGGCGATCTACGTCTTGCTCGCGATTCCGTTCAAGTCCTACTTCCAGCCGATCATCGTGATGAGCGTGATCCCGTTTGGCTTCGTCGGTGCGGTGCTCGGCCATTTGATCATGGGCTACGAGCTATCCATCAGCAGCATGTTCGGCTTGATCGCGCTGTCGGGCGTCGTGGTGAACGACTCATTGGTGCTGGTGCACGCAACCAACGAGTATCGCGCAGAGGGCATGACGGCCTTCCAAGCGATGATCGAGGCAGGCGTGCGGCGCTTCCGACCTATCCTGCTCACGTCGGTGACGACCGCAGGCGGCTTGCTGCCGATGATCACGGAAACTGATCGCCAGGCGCGCTTCTTGATCCCCATGGCCATCAGCCTCGGCTTCGGGATCCTGGTCGCGACGGTGATCGTCCTCGTGCTGGTGCCCTCGCTCTACATGATCCTGGAAGACATCCGCGCCTTCTACTTTGGCCCCGAGCGGCCGAAGGGGCGCCTGAGCGCTTCGCCTGCGGAGTAG
- a CDS encoding efflux RND transporter periplasmic adaptor subunit, translating to MPKASPLPAEHPTKQRLIGCLFVPLAIIALSIGGLIVLSQLRQAANRQKPAPQIPLVQVVTSRTETLPAHVSATGTVEAAKELTLSPEVTGRVTYVSPNLVTGGRVKQGETLLRIDASSYALQARQQKTAIRKAEADLRMEAGRQEIAKQEWELVGDGTPPDEAELALRKPQMDAVKSGLDSAKTGLRQAQLNLSRTTIRAPMNAIVVAEHVEKGQVVAPGIQIGSLMGVEQFWVRVSVPVALLDDLQIPGLQGEEGSEARVIQRLGGERNLERKGRVLRLLGQLDAKTRTAQLLIAVDSPLEKPESGSPVPILPGAYVEVDIQGRALKGVTKLPRSALTGGDSVWIVDKDHRLAKRRVAVRWSGDNDVYVGGELKDGDRVVVSPMTLPLPGQQVKVEGDPDTKPAGSAAPGAVPQQAGGAKE from the coding sequence ATGCCTAAAGCTAGCCCCTTGCCCGCGGAGCACCCGACCAAACAGCGGCTGATTGGCTGTCTCTTCGTTCCGCTAGCCATCATCGCGCTCTCCATCGGTGGCTTGATCGTGCTCTCGCAGCTCCGGCAAGCGGCGAACCGGCAGAAGCCGGCGCCGCAGATCCCGCTCGTGCAAGTGGTCACATCCCGCACGGAAACGCTACCAGCGCATGTATCCGCTACGGGGACCGTGGAGGCAGCGAAGGAGCTCACCCTGAGCCCAGAGGTGACGGGACGCGTGACCTATGTTTCTCCAAACTTGGTCACCGGCGGTCGGGTCAAGCAGGGAGAGACGCTGCTGCGCATCGACGCCAGCAGCTACGCGCTCCAGGCGCGCCAGCAGAAGACGGCGATCCGCAAAGCGGAAGCCGACTTGCGAATGGAGGCAGGGCGCCAAGAGATCGCGAAGCAAGAGTGGGAGCTGGTCGGCGACGGAACGCCCCCCGACGAAGCGGAGCTCGCGCTGCGGAAGCCGCAGATGGACGCAGTGAAATCCGGCCTCGACTCGGCGAAGACCGGCCTACGCCAGGCCCAGCTGAACCTATCACGTACGACCATCCGCGCACCGATGAACGCCATCGTAGTCGCGGAACACGTGGAGAAGGGTCAGGTCGTTGCCCCGGGGATTCAGATTGGCTCACTCATGGGTGTGGAGCAGTTCTGGGTACGCGTCAGCGTGCCGGTGGCGCTGCTCGACGACTTGCAGATCCCTGGGCTCCAGGGCGAAGAAGGCTCCGAGGCCCGCGTCATCCAGCGCCTGGGCGGGGAGCGGAATCTCGAGCGCAAAGGACGCGTGCTGCGATTGCTCGGCCAGCTCGACGCGAAGACACGTACTGCTCAGCTGTTGATCGCGGTGGACTCCCCCCTGGAGAAGCCGGAGAGCGGCTCCCCCGTCCCAATCCTGCCTGGCGCTTATGTCGAGGTCGACATCCAGGGTCGCGCGCTCAAGGGCGTGACCAAGCTACCCCGAAGCGCGCTCACCGGGGGTGATTCCGTGTGGATCGTTGACAAGGATCATCGCTTGGCCAAGCGACGCGTCGCGGTACGCTGGAGCGGAGACAACGATGTCTATGTGGGCGGGGAGCTCAAGGACGGTGACCGCGTGGTGGTGAGCCCGATGACCCTGCCATTGCCCGGTCAACAGGTGAAGGTGGAGGGCGACCCCGATACGAAGCCAGCGGGGAGCGCGGCTCCGGGCGCTGTGCCGCAGCAGGCGGGCGGGGCGAAGGAATGA
- a CDS encoding TetR/AcrR family transcriptional regulator produces the protein MVRPRQISDEAILDGARECFLEHGPGVSTVAIAQRLGVSQGVLFQRFGTKNELMLAALAPLERPGWTSQLESGPDSRALPVQLREIAAQATDFFEEIVPKVAVLRGAGIEPKSVFRDSDLPAPVLAQRRLASWMRHALAQRRVRPCDPDAVALMFLGSLQIRPFLAHVARDIGPERETYLDHLVENLWRMIAPDSKDPTDA, from the coding sequence ATGGTTCGACCTCGCCAGATCAGTGACGAAGCCATCCTGGACGGAGCGCGCGAGTGCTTCCTCGAGCACGGCCCTGGAGTGTCCACCGTTGCCATCGCGCAGCGCCTTGGGGTCAGCCAGGGCGTGTTGTTCCAGCGCTTCGGAACCAAGAACGAGCTGATGCTCGCGGCACTTGCTCCGCTAGAACGCCCTGGCTGGACAAGCCAACTCGAGAGTGGGCCAGACTCACGGGCGCTACCTGTTCAGCTGCGCGAGATCGCCGCCCAAGCCACGGACTTCTTCGAAGAGATCGTGCCCAAGGTAGCCGTGCTGCGTGGCGCGGGTATCGAGCCCAAGTCGGTCTTCCGCGATTCAGACTTGCCGGCGCCCGTCCTCGCCCAGCGGCGACTCGCGAGTTGGATGCGACACGCGTTGGCCCAGCGCCGCGTACGCCCTTGTGATCCGGACGCGGTCGCCCTGATGTTTTTGGGATCTCTACAGATCCGCCCCTTCTTGGCTCACGTAGCGCGTGATATCGGCCCCGAACGCGAAACTTATCTCGATCACCTGGTCGAGAATCTCTGGCGGATGATCGCGCCGGACTCCAAGGACCCCACCGATGCCTAA
- a CDS encoding alpha/beta fold hydrolase, which yields MTLAALQSAKVRQRIDAALRDGLVSHWPFPEDAGKRLVIEAGGVGSWTISSKASRVVAEPGPTRRPDATVYADALTLAELLEGEHSGVDLWLKGFLRVRGSIALALKLEVLLKGPRKRTYSRPRRVTAGGIDTFLLEAGEGSERLPVILLHGLSATGASMLPTLPPLAKDRRVIVPDLPGFGESGKPMIDYHAEFFAKWVIQLMDSLGIERAHLIGNSMGGRISIEVGLRYPERVGKLVLYCPAVAFRKLRQLVPLVKVIRPELGALPLKVPRSLVMGVMQQIFSKPDRVPAPWFDAAADEFFRVFSTRRGRIALFSAARQIYLDNPWGDRGFWERLKQLGPSALFVWGDRDVLVPSGFSKHVEEALPGARSVVLQDCGHVPQFELPDVLHPLVCDFLKQD from the coding sequence ATGACTCTGGCCGCGCTGCAGTCAGCCAAGGTGCGTCAGCGTATCGATGCTGCGCTCCGAGACGGCCTGGTCTCCCACTGGCCCTTCCCCGAGGATGCTGGCAAGCGCCTGGTGATCGAAGCAGGCGGTGTTGGCAGCTGGACCATCAGCAGCAAGGCGTCTCGAGTCGTCGCTGAGCCAGGACCCACGCGCCGCCCCGATGCGACGGTGTACGCGGACGCGCTGACGCTGGCGGAGCTCCTCGAGGGCGAGCACTCCGGCGTCGATCTGTGGCTGAAAGGCTTCCTGCGAGTTCGAGGCTCTATCGCGCTGGCGCTCAAGCTCGAGGTATTGCTCAAGGGGCCGCGCAAGCGCACGTATTCGCGGCCTCGCCGGGTGACGGCAGGCGGCATCGACACCTTCCTGCTCGAAGCAGGAGAGGGATCCGAACGCCTCCCGGTGATCCTGCTTCATGGTCTCAGCGCGACCGGTGCGTCGATGCTGCCCACGCTCCCTCCGCTAGCCAAAGACCGACGGGTCATCGTGCCTGACTTGCCTGGTTTCGGCGAGAGCGGGAAGCCCATGATCGATTACCATGCGGAATTTTTCGCGAAATGGGTGATTCAGCTCATGGACAGCCTGGGCATCGAGCGCGCTCACCTGATCGGAAATTCCATGGGTGGTCGCATCTCGATCGAGGTCGGGCTGCGCTACCCCGAGCGGGTCGGCAAGCTCGTGTTGTATTGCCCGGCGGTTGCCTTTCGCAAGCTGCGCCAGTTGGTGCCGTTGGTGAAAGTGATCCGTCCGGAGTTGGGCGCGCTTCCGCTCAAAGTGCCGCGCAGTCTCGTGATGGGGGTGATGCAGCAGATCTTCTCCAAGCCAGACCGCGTGCCTGCGCCCTGGTTCGACGCGGCGGCAGACGAGTTCTTTCGCGTGTTCTCCACGCGTCGCGGGCGGATAGCGTTGTTCAGTGCCGCGCGGCAAATCTACCTGGACAACCCGTGGGGAGACCGCGGGTTCTGGGAGCGCTTGAAGCAGCTTGGCCCATCAGCGCTGTTCGTTTGGGGCGATCGGGATGTGCTGGTGCCGAGCGGTTTTTCCAAACACGTCGAGGAGGCACTCCCTGGAGCCCGCTCGGTGGTTTTGCAGGACTGCGGACACGTGCCCCAATTCGAACTGCCAGATGTCCTGCATCCCCTCGTCTGCGACTTCCTGAAGCAAGACTAG
- a CDS encoding NUDIX domain-containing protein — MSVPALPSATCVLLRDAADGTLEVLLVQRNSRLSFHGGAWVFPGGRVDPNDAGDDELSQAKSAALRETQEEAGLELAEAELGTDAHWITPTGRPKRFRTWFFWAPAPPGAVEVDGSEVLTHRWLSPKAALKVHARDELELPPPTFVTLCKLARFNCIREAMESLERREPERFTPRPVVGPSGIVSLYEGDAGYEAADVSALGRRRRLLMPNAGSWRFEDSE, encoded by the coding sequence GTGAGTGTTCCCGCACTGCCCTCGGCGACCTGCGTTCTGCTCCGTGACGCGGCAGACGGCACACTGGAGGTCTTACTAGTCCAGAGAAACTCGCGCCTCAGCTTCCACGGCGGCGCCTGGGTCTTTCCCGGAGGTCGAGTCGACCCGAACGACGCTGGCGATGACGAGCTGAGCCAAGCGAAGAGCGCTGCGCTCCGGGAGACCCAGGAGGAGGCCGGCCTCGAACTCGCAGAGGCGGAGCTCGGCACCGACGCGCACTGGATCACGCCGACTGGGCGCCCGAAGCGCTTTCGCACCTGGTTCTTCTGGGCGCCAGCTCCCCCTGGCGCGGTGGAAGTCGACGGCTCCGAGGTGCTCACGCACCGCTGGCTCAGCCCCAAGGCGGCCCTGAAGGTCCACGCGCGCGACGAACTCGAGCTGCCACCCCCCACCTTCGTCACCCTGTGCAAGCTCGCCCGTTTCAATTGTATCCGCGAGGCAATGGAAAGCCTCGAGCGCCGGGAGCCGGAGCGTTTTACTCCGCGGCCAGTTGTGGGGCCGAGCGGTATCGTCTCCTTGTACGAAGGGGACGCGGGTTACGAAGCAGCGGACGTGAGCGCTCTGGGACGGCGCAGGCGACTGCTCATGCCAAACGCCGGAAGCTGGCGCTTCGAAGACAGCGAGTGA
- a CDS encoding sigma 54-interacting transcriptional regulator, with the protein MQLALQEAAGAVIVLDERLKIIERTALAEELVGSELPLGTLASKVLCGEAGERPIAEALAEGRATTGRLPRLDPDGGARMLRVRAIPLSDPPQGWMLFLETESSSTLAEGQVNFHGILTCDARMKALLADLVKVAHADSSVIVRGETGSGKELVAHAVHLESERANGPFRAINCAALPAQLLESELFGHVRGAFTGAIRDNEGHFRLAHKGTLFLDEVAELPLDLQAKLLRVLQERSVLPIGGREPIPVDVRVVTATHRSLRSEVAAGRFRADLMYRLRVIPLFLPALRERPQDVGLLSQHFVTQWNQRSKRQVSHVSSGALRALESYDWPGNVRELQNAIEYAFVMGSGAVLTEAELPPEVRGDAPLAPASLNVAAEPDVDLPAEARRLVQALERAGGSRERAAQSLGISRTTLWRKLRRYGLAGDE; encoded by the coding sequence ATGCAGTTGGCGCTTCAAGAGGCCGCTGGCGCGGTGATTGTCTTGGACGAGCGCTTGAAGATCATCGAGCGCACGGCCCTCGCGGAAGAGCTCGTCGGGTCCGAGCTTCCCCTCGGGACACTGGCGTCGAAGGTGCTGTGTGGGGAAGCAGGCGAACGCCCCATCGCCGAAGCCCTGGCAGAGGGCCGCGCCACAACTGGGCGCCTGCCTCGGCTTGATCCTGACGGCGGCGCGAGGATGCTTCGCGTGCGGGCGATCCCTTTGTCCGATCCGCCCCAGGGCTGGATGTTGTTCCTGGAGACGGAGAGCAGCAGTACCCTCGCCGAGGGCCAGGTCAATTTTCACGGCATCTTGACTTGTGACGCGCGCATGAAGGCGTTGCTCGCCGATCTCGTCAAGGTGGCTCACGCGGACTCCAGCGTAATTGTCCGCGGGGAAACGGGAAGTGGTAAGGAGCTCGTTGCGCACGCCGTCCATCTCGAGTCGGAGCGCGCAAACGGTCCGTTTCGCGCGATCAACTGTGCGGCGCTGCCCGCGCAGTTGCTAGAGAGCGAGCTATTTGGTCACGTGCGAGGCGCATTCACCGGCGCGATCCGTGACAACGAGGGACACTTTCGACTCGCTCACAAGGGCACGCTGTTTCTCGATGAGGTGGCGGAGCTCCCCCTGGACCTGCAGGCGAAGCTGTTGCGTGTGTTGCAGGAGCGCAGCGTGCTCCCCATCGGTGGCCGCGAACCGATCCCTGTAGACGTGCGAGTGGTCACGGCGACCCATCGCTCTCTACGCAGTGAGGTCGCTGCGGGTCGATTCCGTGCGGACCTGATGTATCGTCTGCGGGTCATCCCGCTCTTCCTGCCAGCGTTGCGCGAGCGCCCGCAGGATGTGGGGCTCCTTAGTCAGCACTTCGTGACTCAGTGGAACCAACGCTCGAAGCGCCAAGTCTCACACGTATCGTCCGGTGCGCTGCGAGCCCTCGAGAGCTACGATTGGCCAGGAAACGTTCGAGAGCTTCAGAACGCCATCGAATATGCCTTCGTGATGGGAAGTGGAGCGGTGCTGACGGAAGCTGAGCTGCCCCCGGAGGTGCGAGGAGACGCGCCCCTCGCTCCTGCATCGCTCAACGTCGCTGCGGAGCCAGATGTGGATCTCCCCGCGGAAGCACGACGGCTGGTGCAGGCGCTCGAGCGTGCGGGCGGCAGCCGAGAGCGAGCCGCGCAGAGCCTTGGAATCAGCCGCACTACCTTGTGGCGCAAGCTCCGTCGCTATGGGTTGGCTGGAGACGAATGA
- a CDS encoding YeeE/YedE family protein, whose amino-acid sequence MKHAFAFLVGLIFAVGLGLAGMTQPAKVVGFLNFTGHWDPSLAFVMLGAIGVNFVLFRLVLKRKSPLFEGLFQVPGNIHLDQRLIMGSGIFGIGWGLAGYCPGPAIVSSGAGSGRAILFTAAMLIGMLLFRAFISWDTKRGDERVTQLSR is encoded by the coding sequence GTGAAGCATGCATTCGCGTTCCTGGTCGGTCTGATCTTCGCCGTAGGGCTTGGCCTTGCAGGCATGACCCAACCGGCAAAGGTGGTTGGCTTCCTGAACTTCACCGGGCACTGGGACCCGAGCCTTGCGTTCGTGATGCTCGGCGCAATCGGAGTCAACTTCGTGCTTTTCCGCCTGGTTTTGAAGCGCAAATCGCCGCTCTTCGAGGGACTGTTCCAGGTCCCAGGCAACATCCATCTAGACCAACGCCTGATCATGGGCTCGGGGATCTTCGGCATTGGTTGGGGCCTCGCGGGCTACTGCCCCGGTCCGGCCATCGTCTCGAGCGGCGCAGGGAGCGGGCGCGCCATCCTGTTTACCGCCGCCATGCTGATCGGAATGCTGCTCTTCAGGGCTTTCATCAGCTGGGACACGAAGCGAGGCGATGAGCGCGTGACGCAGCTCTCCAGGTAG
- a CDS encoding YeeE/YedE family protein, translating into MSALGGALIGLSASLLMLSHGRIAGISGIVGGLLETRSKDRDWRLAFVLGLVAGGVALLFAYPTAFAVDIHRNSVVVVAAGLLVGFGARLGSGCTSGHGVCGISRFSRRSLVATATFMTTGAITTLVYSLVAGGAS; encoded by the coding sequence ATGTCCGCCCTTGGGGGCGCTCTGATTGGCTTGAGCGCTTCTCTACTCATGCTGAGCCACGGTCGCATCGCTGGAATCAGCGGCATCGTCGGCGGGTTGCTCGAAACACGCTCGAAGGATCGGGATTGGCGCCTGGCATTCGTGCTCGGCCTTGTCGCCGGTGGCGTCGCGCTGTTGTTCGCCTACCCCACGGCGTTCGCCGTAGACATCCATCGCAACTCGGTAGTCGTCGTTGCGGCTGGTCTGCTCGTCGGCTTCGGCGCGCGCCTTGGCAGCGGCTGCACCAGCGGTCACGGAGTCTGCGGTATCAGCCGATTCAGTCGTCGCTCCCTCGTCGCGACCGCAACGTTCATGACGACCGGGGCGATCACCACACTCGTCTACTCACTGGTCGCCGGAGGTGCCTCGTGA
- a CDS encoding MBL fold metallo-hydrolase: protein MFLRQLFDLDSSTYTYLVADPETKQAALIDPVKGQADRDLQLIAELGFELRYVLDTHVHADHITAAGELRERTGAESVAGKAGAGCVSVHVSHGDALPLGNLSIRALATPGHTDDSMSYHVGNAVFTGDALLIRGCGRTDFQNGDAGTLFDSITGVLFELPADTQVFPGHDYRGHATSTIAEERSHNPRVAGRTREQFIELMNNLQLAKPRRIDEAIRANRVCGNTSAPFASLPKAPTGYFQLQADEFVQAVPDARLIDVREPAEFEGDLGHVQNAELVPLSTVARAAKDWSRDQPLLMICRSGRRSAMAAEQLLGMGFEQVANLEGGMLAYHHVLENAPTLR from the coding sequence GTGTTTCTGCGACAACTCTTCGACCTAGACAGCTCGACGTACACCTATCTCGTCGCTGACCCTGAGACCAAGCAGGCGGCACTGATCGACCCTGTGAAGGGACAAGCGGATCGCGACCTGCAGCTGATTGCTGAACTGGGCTTCGAGCTTCGCTACGTGCTCGACACCCACGTCCACGCAGACCACATCACTGCGGCCGGAGAGCTTCGGGAGCGAACCGGTGCGGAGAGCGTCGCCGGTAAGGCCGGTGCCGGCTGCGTGTCGGTGCATGTTTCACACGGAGACGCGCTTCCGCTCGGAAATTTATCAATCCGCGCGCTGGCAACTCCCGGGCACACCGACGACAGCATGAGTTACCACGTCGGGAACGCTGTGTTCACTGGGGATGCTCTGCTGATCCGCGGCTGCGGCCGGACGGACTTCCAGAACGGTGACGCCGGCACGCTCTTCGACTCCATCACCGGTGTGTTGTTCGAACTCCCCGCGGATACGCAAGTATTCCCCGGACATGACTATCGAGGGCACGCAACGAGCACGATTGCCGAGGAACGCTCGCACAACCCACGGGTAGCGGGTCGGACGAGGGAGCAGTTCATCGAACTGATGAACAATCTGCAGCTCGCCAAGCCGCGGCGAATCGACGAAGCCATTCGGGCGAATCGCGTATGCGGCAACACGAGCGCACCATTCGCGAGCCTCCCCAAAGCACCCACGGGCTACTTCCAGCTCCAAGCTGACGAGTTCGTACAAGCAGTGCCTGACGCGCGGCTCATCGACGTCCGTGAACCAGCGGAGTTCGAAGGTGATCTTGGTCACGTTCAAAACGCCGAGCTCGTTCCGCTCTCGACCGTCGCGCGAGCAGCCAAAGACTGGTCGCGGGACCAGCCGCTCTTGATGATCTGTCGTTCGGGCCGTCGGTCAGCGATGGCCGCGGAGCAGCTGTTGGGGATGGGCTTCGAACAGGTCGCGAACCTCGAAGGCGGGATGCTCGCCTATCACCACGTCCTCGAGAACGCGCCCACCTTGCGCTGA